The genomic interval ATCGCTGCCAAGCTGGCTATTGGTTACACGCTCGATGAGCTAGACAACCAGATCACCAAGACTACGACGGCTTATTTTGAGCCGACCTTGGACTACGTAATCGTGAAGATTCCTCGTTGGAACTTCGACAAGTTCTCTGGATCAAACCGCGTACTCGGATTGGCGATGAAGTCCGTAGGGGAGGTTATGGGAATTGGCCGATCCTTCCAAGAAGCGCTGCACAAGGCCACACAGTCGCTTGAAATAAAAAGAAATGGCCTAGGGGCCGATGGAAAGGGCTACAAGGATCAAGACCTCATCCTCAGCAAGCTCCGATATGCGAGCTGGGATCGTGTCTTCGTGATCTACGACGCCATTCAGCTCGGTATTCCGCTCCGCAAAATCCACGAGATCACCAAGATCGACATGTGGTTCCTCAAGCAATACGAGGAGTTGCACCACTTGGAACGCGAGATTGAGAAATACGAGATCGAGTCTATCGATCGCGAGCTCATGCTGGAGGCTAAGCAAAAAGGATTTGCGGATCGCCAGATTGCCCACATGCTCGGATGCCTCGAAAGCGAGGTGTACAACAAACGTGTTGAAATGGACATCAACCGGGTATATAAACTAGTGGATACCTGTGCGGCAGAGTTCCCAGCACAAACGCCTTATTACTACTCCACCTTTGAGCAAAACTTGGTGGAAGCCGGAGGTACACCGTATGCCGAGAACGAAAGTGAAGTGACCGATCGCAAGAAGATCGTGGTTCTGGGATCTGGACCAAACCGAATTGGTCAAGGAATCGAATTCGATTACTGCTGTGTCCACGGGGTACTGGCCGCCAAAGAATGCGGTTACGAGACCATCATGATCAACTGTAACCCAGAGACGGTGTCGACGGACTTCGATACAGCGGACAAGCTCTACTTTGAGCCTGTTTTCTGGGAGCACATCTACGACATTATTCGCCACGAAAAGCCAGAAGGCGTGATCGTTCAGCTCGGAGGGCAAACGGCCTTGAAGCTCGCTGAAAAGCTCGACCGCTACGGTATTCCGATCATCGGAACACCTTATCAGGCACTTGACTTGGCGGAAGATCGTGGACGCTTCTCCACCTTGCTTCGCGATCAGAACATTCCATTCCCTGAGTTTGGGGTGATTGAAAATGCCGACGAAGCACTGGAATTGGCCGACAAACTAGACTTCCCCATCTTGGTGCGTCCAAGCTATGTACTCGGAGGGCAGGGAATGAAGATCGTCATCAACAAAGACGAGTTGGAGCACCACGTGGTGGATTTGCTCAAGAGCATTCCCGGAAACCGCGTACTGCTCGATCACTACCTTGACGGTGCAATTGAAGCCGAGGCCGACGCCATTTGCGACGGAGAGGATGTGTACATCATCGGTATCATGGAGCACATTGAGCCTTGTGGAATTCACTCCGGTGATTCACATGCCGTTCTTCCTCCGTTCAACCTCGGTGAATACGTGATGCAGCAGATTGTGGACATTACCCACAAGATTGCTTTGGCCCTCGAAACCAAGGGGCTGATCAACATTCAGTTTGCCATCAAGAACGACACGGTATATGTAATCGAGGCGAATCCACGTGCATCGCGCACCGTACCGTTCATTGCGAAGGCGTACCGCGAGCCGTATGTGAACTACGCGACCAAAGTGATGCTCGGTGAAAAGAAAGTCAAAGACTTCAATTTTGAGCCGCACCGCGAAGGATACGCCGTGAAAATACCGGTCTTCAGCTTCAACAAGTTCCCGAAAGTGAACAAGGAGCTCGGACCAGAAATGAAGTCCACGGGAGAGGCGATTCAATTCATCGATGACCTGCGGGACGAGTTCTTCCTCAAGGTATACAGCGAGCGTAATCGTTACCTCAGCCGATAATCGATGATCAAGGTACTTCTCATCCTCGGACTGCTCTATCTTGGCTTTCGCCTTTTTTGGGGTAATCTTTTCCGTGCCTTGACTGGAATGACGCCGCGTGAAATGCGCCAGCGCCAGCAAGAGGCATATGAACGAGGTAGGGCCTCACGGCCCGATGCCCGAGCCGAAGGAGAGGTTCGCGTCGAATCCTCTAAAGACAAAAAATCCCCACCCAAAGATGTGGGCGGGGAATATGTCGACTTCGAAGAAGTAGATTAATCAGTTTACAAAGGGATCGCCAAAGCGCTCTTCTGTGGCTAAGGTGTTGTCCGTCAAGGTCAACAAAAAGGCCTTCAGTGCATCCTTCTCTTCTTGAGTTAAGTTTAGTCGTCGAATCTGCCCGTTACCCAACCTAAGTGGGGGGCTCAGATTCGCATGGTTCTGTACGCCTGAATTGTAGTGCTCGATGACCTCGTCCAAGGTCGCAAACCTTCCATCGTGCATGTATGGAGCCGTCAGCTCAATGTTGCGCAGACTCGGTGTTTTGAAGAGGCCGTAATCTGTCAGGTTTCCCGTGACTTCGCCAAATCCAATATCCGTAGGGTTCGCGTCCAAACCATTGCTTCGGGGTGCTGGGGCAATCTGAACGGGTGTACCATGACAGGCGCCACATGCTCCTCTCGCGGGGTCTTCAAAAATTTGCTTGCCCAAGTTCTGCTCATCCGTAAACCCTATTAAATCTCCGGTCGGAGGTCCAGGGGTAGCGGCAACAGCTATATCATACGGACTCTGGTAGCTGACAATGGAACGGACAAACTGCGCCAATGCTCTTGACACGCGGTCCTCATCAATATCTTCCGTCCCGAATGCCTCTTCGAAAAGCTCTGGATAGTACTCAAGTGTTTGCAAACGAGCGATGAGGCTATCTAAGGTCATGCCCATTTCGACCTGGTCTTGAATGGGCATCAATACTTGATCTTCAAGCGTCTCCGCGCGCCCGTCCCAAAAGAAGTGCTCGGGTGCGTAGTAGCGCGCATTGATTAAGTTCATAGAATGACGACCCGTTTCACCACCTTCGAACCCGACCGAAAATGCTAGAGGATCACTGAACCCCGCAGTGGCTTGGTGACACGAAGCACAGCTCACGGTGTTGTTTAATGATAATTGGGTGTCGTAAAATAGCACGCGTCCCAGGGTAGCACCTTCGTCTGTTGTCGGATTCGTTGCGGGAGTATTATCCGCATTGGCAACGGGGCCACCGTTAAAATGATTCGGTAGGTTGAGATTGGCGTAATTGAACGGGGTATCCGGTAGATTGAGGACTACTGGATCAACGGGAATGTCCCCAGATCCGTTGTTTCCGCTATTGGTTGGCTCCTCATCTTTTTGGCAACTGGACAGGCCTATCGCGAGCGCGACGGCCAGTAGGGAGAGACGTTTCATGATCATGGTTTTGGTTTAAGATGCTTCAATTAAGCATAGGTTTAAAGGAAGTACGAGAATAACTTAACATGGGTTAGTTGCCGAAAATTTGTAATTTGAGGTCACTGTTCAGGACGTTGAGCTGCACTGAACTTAGCTATGTCTTCCCTCTATGCCCTGAACCGCCATGGGTAATGGAGATTGTATTGGCTAGGAAATAGTAGCATGGAACAACTGAAAACATCGGCATTTACCTCCTTCGAGCATCTCCCATTACCGGTGCTGATTATCCACAACGGACTTGTTGTTTATACCAATGAAGCGTATCTAGAGCTTCGAGATCGGGAAGATTCCCTAGTAGGTCTGAAGACCGTCGAATTGGATGAATTCATCATTCCTCCAGATTTACACTGCATGATCGCGGACCTTGATGATCACTCTACCAAATCCATTGAATATTCTTTCTTGAATCGCGATGGTCTCGTCAGATGGGAAAGTGCCAATGGAAATTCAACTTTTATAGAAGAGGTAGGTGAGTGTAAAATCATATTGTTTGAAGACTTAACCAGCAGAAAGAAAATTCGCGTAGGCTCTGGCCTCTGCAGCGTTCCCACTCCAGTATTTCATAAGGATCACAATGGACGATTCACCATAGTCAATAAATCTTTTTGTGCCTTTTTCGGCTTGACCGAAGAAGAGATTCTGGGAAGAAGATTTGAGGATTTAGGATTCATGTCAGAAGATGAATCGCTTCAAGAGTCTGATGCTCAGCTCATGCGCGGTGAAGTAGAGCAAGTTGAGTACTCCTTACGATTGAATATCAAAGGAGAAAGCCGTCGGGTTGAGGTGTGTAAGAAAGCCGTTGTTGACGAAGAGGGTCATGCCGTAAGTATTGCGGGGTCTTTTACGGATCGTACCGAGCAGGATAAACGACTTCAAGACCTAATACGATATCGTCATCATTCAGAACAAGCGATGTCCATCGGTGAAACCGGAGCTTTTGAATTCGATTCGGAATCCATGACCATGTATTGGGAACATCCTCTTACGAGTGAGTTGTTAGGTTTCCCCAGCGAAAAACGTTCGTGTACTCCGAAAGAACTGTGGGCTAACTTTTATGAGGAGGATCAGGAATGGTTAGCACCTCATTTTGATCACTTTTGGGAAAAGGACCCTATTGACTTTAGGCACAGAATTTACACTGCGGAAAAAGAAATCCGATGGCTCCGAATTCAAGGCCGTGCGGTAACTGGCATCGATGGAAAGACAAGGTACTTGGGAGTACTTCGGGACATTACGGAAGCGCGCTCTTCCCGTCTCGAATTGAAGGAAACGCGAAACAGACTTCAATTACTGATGGATAGCATGGGTCATATGATCTATTCCGTTGATCGATCATATTGCTTGAGAGAGTATAACCGAGAACTCGTGAATAGTTTTCATGCCTTCTCTACTCAAAAGATCACTGCGGGTATCAATATGACTGAGCTCGACCAACTTCCCCAGGACTTCAATATTCGACTCAAGGGTTATTTTGATCAAGCCTTTCAAGGTGAGGAGCAGACCGGGACGGAAGTTGTTGATTTGGGCGACTCAGGTGCGCTCTCCTTCAAATACAACATTGGTCCTTTATACGGTCTAGACGGAAAGGAAATTATTGGAGCGATTTCCTATGTGGAAAACATATCAAGTGCAGTCAGCACTAAAAAGGAGCTTGTTCAGACGGAACAACGCTTGCAAAATATGATCAACAGCATGGGGCATATGATCTATGCGGTGGATCGATCCTATTGTTTGAAGGATTTCAACGCTGGTTGGGAGCAGGCTTATGAGTTCTACTACGGAAAACAGCCCGTCAAAGGAGCTAATATTCTCGAGTTCCAGGAAATCCCTCAAGAGCTCAGAAGCCGGTTTAAAGAATATTACGACAGCGCTTTTGAAGGTAAAGAGACCAGATTTGAAGAGTACGTTCCGAGGGATGAAGAACAAGGACTCTATGCAGAAACTACTATTTTACCCATCCGAGATGCTGAGGAGTCAGAAGTACTAGGTGCGGTGGTGTATGTTGAAGATGTTACCCACAGAGTAGAAGCCGAAAAACGATTGAAATCAAGCGAAGATCAGCATCGAATTATATCCGAAAACATGCCCAACGTGCTTTGGCAGGCTGACAAGGATGTAAACGTGCAATATGTCAATCCAGGAGGGTTGAAGATGCTGGGATTGGATAATCCCAAGTTCGGACCTGAAAAATGGGTAGACATTATTCATCCTGATTTCATGGATGCACTTCACGCTAAATGGGGTGAGTGCATTCAAAATAAATCCAACTACGAGTTGGAAGTCAAGATGAAAGTTGCGAGTGGCGACTACCGTTGGTTCAAGTCCTTCGCGACACCTTTCTTAAACAATGAAGGCGAGATAGAAAAGTGGATCGGATTGTCAATTGACGTTCATGATTTGAAAGTGGCATTGACGGAACTTGAACGGACCAACGAACGCTTAAGAGAAATATCCTGGGTTCAATCGCATGAAATGCGCGCCCCACTCGCCCGAATTATGTCTTTGGTCGACCTTTTGGACCCTTCGGCGAGCGATTTTAATGAAATTCGGAACTACCTAATGGATGCTTCGAATGAACTGGATAGGGTCATCAAGCGCGTGGTTTTGGCGGCTCGATCCATGGAAGATTTGGATTTGTAAACCGCCAAATTGAATAGGAATTTCTGAGTCCGAACATCGAGCCGTAGGCTCTTAAAAATCCATACCTTAGGGCCTAGCTAGAAACCACTGGGTATGAAACAAATTTGGAAGCAAGCTTGGCCGCACGTCTTGGCGGTCATTTTATTTTTAACCCTCGCCTTTGCTTATTTTACTCCGCTCTTGGAGGGAAAGGTGTTGTTCCAGAGTGATATCGCCAATTACCGCGGTATGAGTAAGGAAATTTGGGACCATCGCGAGGCCTTCGGAGAGGAGCCGCTTTGGACCAATTCACTTTTTGCCGGAATGCCCGCATACTTCAACTCGGTGCGGTATCCGGGGAACTTGATTCACACCGTCTTTTTTGAGCCTGTTAAGGCCATTCCCGCCCCTGCGAATTACCTCTTTTTACTTTTTGTCGGCTTCTACATTCTACTGGCCGGGCTTAAATACAATCCTCGGCTTTCCTTTGTCGGGGCACTGGCCTTCGGACTGTCGACGTACTGGTTCCTCATTATGGAAGCCGGGCACAACAATAAGACTTGGGCCGTGGCTCTTTTTGCTCCCGTATTGTTGGGGATATTGACCGTGTTCCACCGCAAAAAACTGCTGGCAGGTGGTTTGATTGCCGCCTTGGCACTGGCTTGGGAGATCGATGTGAACCACATTCAGATGACCTATTACTTGGGTATCGCGGTGTTCTTGCTCGGGATATTTGAATTGGTCGAGGCCATTCGAAAGAAGACGCTTTTACATTTCGCTAAGCAGGTCGCTGTTCTCTTCTTGGCCTTGGGATTGGCCGTTGGGGCTAATGCGAGTCGCCTCATCACCAGCTACGATTATGGAAAATACAGTACACGTGGGAAGTCGGAGCTGACCATTGACGATGTTGCGGGAACGAATAAGACCGATGGATTGGATCGGGACTACATCACCGCTTGGAGCTACGGGATCGCAGAAAGCATCAATGTCTTTATTCCCTATTTCATGGGTGGCGCCAGCACCGAGCCTTTGGATTCGGATTCGCACATGGGTGAGGCCCTTCGCGGCCGAGTGCCCAATCCGCAGCAGGTACTGGAGAATATTCCAACGTATTGGGGAGATCAACCCTTCGTGGTCGGTCCGTACTATATGGGCGCCGTGGTGATCTTTCTCTTCTTCTTTGGACTCTTCTTTATAGAGGGCCGATACAAGTGGTGGCTCCTGGCAACTACCATCTTGATCTTCGCGCTCTCCTGGGGTAAAAACCTCATGTGGCTAACAGATCTGTTCATCGACCATGTGCCCATGTACAATAAATTCCGAGCGGTGGCTTCCATCTTAGTCGTAGTGATGCTCACCCTTCCGCTGTTGGGTTTTATGGCTTTGAGAAAGCTCTTTTACGATGAGAATGTCGACACGGACGGGGCTATGAAGGCACTCAAAATCAGCGCAGGAATCACCGGTGGGTTCGCCTTGTTGATGGCTTTGATGGGTGGAAGCCTTTTCGATTTTGAAGGCCTTCGTGATGATGCCTTCGCCAATGCGGGTTTGCTTGGAGATTTGATTGCCGATCGCAAGGCCCTTATGCGGGCCGATGCCTGGCGTTCCTTCATCTTTGTACTCTTATCGGGCGGTGCGCTCTGGGCGTTTTTAACCGGAAAGATCAAGAGGGAAATGGCCCTAGGAGGATTGGCTTTGCTCATTGTGGTCGATTTGTGGACTGTAAATAAGCGCTACCTAAATGAGGAGGATTTTGTTCCGAAAAGACGAATGGAAAGCCCCTTTACTGCGACCGCTGCCGATCAGCAAATCCTTCAAGATCCGGACATCAACTATCGCGTCTACCACTTGGGCGAGCGGCTCGATGCCGGTGCACGTACAGCCTACTTCCACAAATCGCTCGGAGGATATCACCCGGCCAAATTGAAGCGCTACCAGGAGCTCGTGGACAACCAAATCAACCAGCGAAATCAGGCGGTGATTAATATGCTCAACGTCAAGTATTTCTTGGTTCCCGATCAAAATACAGGACAGCTGCGCGCTCAACAAAACCCCGGAAACTTGGGAGATGCTTGGTTCGTTGAAGAGGTGCAGATGGTGCCGAATGCCGATGCTGAAATGACGGCCTTGAACTCCTTTGACCCAGCCAAAACCGCGATTGTCGACGAGCGCTATGCCGATCAACTTGAGGGGATCACGATTAAAAAGGACCCGAACGGCATTATCCGCTTACAGGAAATCAAGAGCAATAGGCTGGTCTATCAAACCAATGGTTTCACAGATCAGGTTATGGTTATGAGTGAAATTTACTTCGGCTATGAAGGCCGAGGGTGGAATGCCTACATCGATGGTGAGCCTGCCGATCACTTCCAAGCCAACTACGTGCTGCGCGGAATGGTCGTCCCAGCGGGTCCTCATGTGATTGAATTTAAGTTCGAGCCCGAATTGTACTACACCGGAGAGAAAATCTCCTTGGCCAGTAGCGCGATCCTGCTGCTGGGAAGCATCGCTCTGCTTTTCATGCAGTGGCGCAAAACCCGTGAGGAAGAGGAATGAAACGCGTTCTGATCATCGCCTACTATTGGCCACCCGCCGGAGGAAGTGGTGTTCAGCGCTGTCTGAAGTTTGCCAAGTTCTTGCCAGAGTTCGACTGGGAGCCCGTGGTTTATACCTGTGAGAATCCAGCGGCCTTCACTTGGGACCACAGCTTGGAGAAGGACGTTCCGGAAGACCTGGAAGTCCACAAAACGCGAATCTTTGAGCCCTTTGAACTCTACAAGAAGATTACAGGGCAAGGGAAGGACGCCAAGGTGACCGACGTAATGGTCCAGACCGGACAGGAATCGACCATCAAGAAAGCCGCTATTTGGCTCCGAGGTAACCTCTACGTCCCTGATGCCAAGGTCGGTTGGGTGCGCCCCTCTGTTCAATACCTCACGCGATACCTGCGAAAGAATCCCGTTGATATGATCCTCAGCAGTGGGCCGCCTCACAGTGTCCATTTGATTGGTCAGAAACTGCACAAGCAATTTGGAACGCCTTGGGTCGCCGACTTCCGGGACCCATGGACCAATATATACTCGAATCGCTTTATGAAGCGAACGGCCGCTGCAGAAAGACGGGACTTGAAACACGAAACTTCAGTACTGCATGAAGCCAATGCCATTTCGGTAGTTAGCCCCGGCCTGGAAGCGGAATTTGGAGACCGCGCTCAACGCGTCGCACAAATCTACAACGGCTACGATCCCGATGATATCCCCACCCCGAGTTCCGTTTCTCGAGAGTATTTCGAGCTGTGCTACACCGGGAATTACAAGGCCAACCAGGATCTACCCGAGCTGTGGAGTGTCATCAAAGAATTGAGCGCTGAAATTCCTGGATTCTCCGATGAATTCCGCCTTCACTTGGTAGGGAAGGTGGCCAACAATGTCTGCAATAGTTTGGGCGATGCGGGCATCGACTCCATGGTTCGGTATACGGACAGCGTGCCGCATCAAGAGGCCGTAGAATTCATGGTGGACAGTGAATTGCTTCTATTCCCCATCCCGCTGGACAAGACGAACAAACTCATTCTGACCGGTAAAATATTCGAATACTTGGCCTCCCGAAGCGAAATCTTGGGCATCGGCCCCGTGGATGGAAATGCCGCCCGAATCCTCTCCGATGCAGACCGTCAC from Cryomorphaceae bacterium carries:
- a CDS encoding cytochrome-c peroxidase, giving the protein MKRLSLLAVALAIGLSSCQKDEEPTNSGNNGSGDIPVDPVVLNLPDTPFNYANLNLPNHFNGGPVANADNTPATNPTTDEGATLGRVLFYDTQLSLNNTVSCASCHQATAGFSDPLAFSVGFEGGETGRHSMNLINARYYAPEHFFWDGRAETLEDQVLMPIQDQVEMGMTLDSLIARLQTLEYYPELFEEAFGTEDIDEDRVSRALAQFVRSIVSYQSPYDIAVAATPGPPTGDLIGFTDEQNLGKQIFEDPARGACGACHGTPVQIAPAPRSNGLDANPTDIGFGEVTGNLTDYGLFKTPSLRNIELTAPYMHDGRFATLDEVIEHYNSGVQNHANLSPPLRLGNGQIRRLNLTQEEKDALKAFLLTLTDNTLATEERFGDPFVN
- the carB gene encoding carbamoyl-phosphate synthase large subunit — protein: MPKNPNINSILIIGSGPIIIGQACEFDYSGSQASRSLREEGIEVTLINSNPATIMTDPVTADHVYLMPLTVASIEKILQEQEIDAVLPTMGGQTALNLAIEAEERGIWEKYGVEMIGVDIDAINITENREQFRKLMEQIGVGMAPQATATSYLKGKTIAQEFGFPLVIRASFTLGGAGAAIVYEKEDFDDALNRGLEVSPIHEVMIDKALMGWKEYELELLRDKNDNVIIICSIENMDPMGIHTGDSITVAPHMTLSDSAYQRMRDMAIHMMRSIGDFAGGCNVQFAVSPDEKEDIYAIEINPRVSRSSALASKATGYPIAKIAAKLAIGYTLDELDNQITKTTTAYFEPTLDYVIVKIPRWNFDKFSGSNRVLGLAMKSVGEVMGIGRSFQEALHKATQSLEIKRNGLGADGKGYKDQDLILSKLRYASWDRVFVIYDAIQLGIPLRKIHEITKIDMWFLKQYEELHHLEREIEKYEIESIDRELMLEAKQKGFADRQIAHMLGCLESEVYNKRVEMDINRVYKLVDTCAAEFPAQTPYYYSTFEQNLVEAGGTPYAENESEVTDRKKIVVLGSGPNRIGQGIEFDYCCVHGVLAAKECGYETIMINCNPETVSTDFDTADKLYFEPVFWEHIYDIIRHEKPEGVIVQLGGQTALKLAEKLDRYGIPIIGTPYQALDLAEDRGRFSTLLRDQNIPFPEFGVIENADEALELADKLDFPILVRPSYVLGGQGMKIVINKDELEHHVVDLLKSIPGNRVLLDHYLDGAIEAEADAICDGEDVYIIGIMEHIEPCGIHSGDSHAVLPPFNLGEYVMQQIVDITHKIALALETKGLINIQFAIKNDTVYVIEANPRASRTVPFIAKAYREPYVNYATKVMLGEKKVKDFNFEPHREGYAVKIPVFSFNKFPKVNKELGPEMKSTGEAIQFIDDLRDEFFLKVYSERNRYLSR
- a CDS encoding PAS domain S-box protein encodes the protein MEQLKTSAFTSFEHLPLPVLIIHNGLVVYTNEAYLELRDREDSLVGLKTVELDEFIIPPDLHCMIADLDDHSTKSIEYSFLNRDGLVRWESANGNSTFIEEVGECKIILFEDLTSRKKIRVGSGLCSVPTPVFHKDHNGRFTIVNKSFCAFFGLTEEEILGRRFEDLGFMSEDESLQESDAQLMRGEVEQVEYSLRLNIKGESRRVEVCKKAVVDEEGHAVSIAGSFTDRTEQDKRLQDLIRYRHHSEQAMSIGETGAFEFDSESMTMYWEHPLTSELLGFPSEKRSCTPKELWANFYEEDQEWLAPHFDHFWEKDPIDFRHRIYTAEKEIRWLRIQGRAVTGIDGKTRYLGVLRDITEARSSRLELKETRNRLQLLMDSMGHMIYSVDRSYCLREYNRELVNSFHAFSTQKITAGINMTELDQLPQDFNIRLKGYFDQAFQGEEQTGTEVVDLGDSGALSFKYNIGPLYGLDGKEIIGAISYVENISSAVSTKKELVQTEQRLQNMINSMGHMIYAVDRSYCLKDFNAGWEQAYEFYYGKQPVKGANILEFQEIPQELRSRFKEYYDSAFEGKETRFEEYVPRDEEQGLYAETTILPIRDAEESEVLGAVVYVEDVTHRVEAEKRLKSSEDQHRIISENMPNVLWQADKDVNVQYVNPGGLKMLGLDNPKFGPEKWVDIIHPDFMDALHAKWGECIQNKSNYELEVKMKVASGDYRWFKSFATPFLNNEGEIEKWIGLSIDVHDLKVALTELERTNERLREISWVQSHEMRAPLARIMSLVDLLDPSASDFNEIRNYLMDASNELDRVIKRVVLAARSMEDLDL
- a CDS encoding DUF4834 family protein, whose protein sequence is MIKVLLILGLLYLGFRLFWGNLFRALTGMTPREMRQRQQEAYERGRASRPDARAEGEVRVESSKDKKSPPKDVGGEYVDFEEVD
- a CDS encoding glycosyl transferase family 1, with the translated sequence MKRVLIIAYYWPPAGGSGVQRCLKFAKFLPEFDWEPVVYTCENPAAFTWDHSLEKDVPEDLEVHKTRIFEPFELYKKITGQGKDAKVTDVMVQTGQESTIKKAAIWLRGNLYVPDAKVGWVRPSVQYLTRYLRKNPVDMILSSGPPHSVHLIGQKLHKQFGTPWVADFRDPWTNIYSNRFMKRTAAAERRDLKHETSVLHEANAISVVSPGLEAEFGDRAQRVAQIYNGYDPDDIPTPSSVSREYFELCYTGNYKANQDLPELWSVIKELSAEIPGFSDEFRLHLVGKVANNVCNSLGDAGIDSMVRYTDSVPHQEAVEFMVDSELLLFPIPLDKTNKLILTGKIFEYLASRSEILGIGPVDGNAARILSDADRHGMIDYCDRAQLKDRLRTSFLRWKEKGSALRHDGDAHERYSRRGLTGQLAQLFNELV